In Plodia interpunctella isolate USDA-ARS_2022_Savannah chromosome 1, ilPloInte3.2, whole genome shotgun sequence, one DNA window encodes the following:
- the LOC128671793 gene encoding uncharacterized protein C18orf19 homolog B produces the protein MALLLRPYYGKHFLQVVTEPAKYSLGKICANRALASGICYQNNQVYIYRALTYVKPIDPVLGLVRQYSSDFKNGNKPSGDETSKLNKNLEDKVPKPGLFQRFKTMYRDYWYVLVPVHMATSVIWFGGFYYAVRSGVDVLAILEWMGVSETLMAPLKDSSAGYVALTFALYKIATPLRYAVTVGGTTVAINKLTAIGWIKPVPSTERIKEMLQEKKDNLQDKFNESKEHYEHYKCQMTEKRTQVMDEMRRYKTEMRSLKNKVKKM, from the exons ATGGCCTTATTGCTCAGACCCTATTATGGTAAACATTTCTTACAAGTTGTAACCGAACCGGCGAAATATTCTCTTGGAAAGATTTGTGCCAATAGGGCTCTAGCCAGTGGAATTTGTTACCAGaataatcaagtttatatttatagagcTTTAACTTATGTTAAACCGATAGATCCAGTGTTGGGTTTAGTTAGACAATACTCTTCAGATTTCAAGAATGGTAACAAGCCATCTGGAGATGAAACTTCAAAACTTAACAAGAATCTGGAAGATAAAGTCCCAAAGCCTGGTCTTTTTCAACGATTTAAGACAATGTACAGGGATTACTGGTATGTCTTAGTACCTGTACATATGGCTACATCAGTCATTTGGTTTGGAGGATTCTACTATGCAGTGAGaag CGGTGTAGATGTCCTGGCAATCTTAGAATGGATGGGAGTAAGTGAGACATTAATGGCACCTCTCAAAGATTCCAGTGCTGGATATGTAGCACTCACATTTGCTCTCTACAAAATCGCTACACCTCTTCGATATGCAGTGACAGTTG gTGGTACAACAGTtgctattaataaattaacagcAATTGGTTGGATAAAACCAGTTCCTTCTACTGAACGTATCAAAGAAATGTTGCAAGAAAAAAAGGATAACCTTCAGGATAAGTTCAATGAAAGCAAAGAACATTATGAACACTATAAGTGCCAAATGACTGAAAAACGCACACAAGTCATGGATGAAATGAGGAGATATAAAACTGAAATGCGCAgcttaaaaaacaaagttaaaaaaatgtaa
- the LOC128683903 gene encoding uncharacterized protein LOC128683903 isoform X1 → MGQLIKNAAGRGRPVPVRVRYLFLLATVCGGSFLIFSISSSSLFFFHNGLSIHGTRKHNVNEQSEFFTIKTEGCTIPGFDPYDKSINRLVTRPPEVICPRANTSLLKNNNTHIWIVSENLQYYDIDPEANLTCCYRSFYRPTSVDDITKKSADDRVQYNPCIYFYSYIEAMHEFVRVSCGNEFKIIYQQYFLFAPLKEVTPIDIIGYEDEPHNNRSLNTLNVIVMGIDAISRLNFHRTMPKTLSFLRRKGAIELLGYNKVGDNTFPNLTPMLLGLRDTELKKTCWPNLKSRFDNCPFIWEWYREAGYLTALGEDSGKLGTFNFGKYGFLTTPTDYYLRTFIREAETRVGNTRDYNSLVCMGNKLFYKVLLDYIEALTTTLKSSRLFGFFWEVTLSHDFLNYPMLMDSSYEALLKHLDHTKYLDETVLILLSDHGIRWGDIRSTKQGRLEERLPFVHILVPPSFKKNYSLAYSNLKINSRRLTTPYDIHATLTDLLHLDELKDNKIKLRSKTAYSNKRSISLFLNVPSNRTCKIADIDDHWCTCHKNIKINTDIPDVQVAAAFLVKDLNMMLRDYPQCSRLVLDGILDASEMLIGSGSIQKEEDGWREILVVIRTTPGGGIFEATLRRHKDQWLLAGTVSRLNLYGDQSHCVNNYQLKLYCYCS, encoded by the coding sequence ATGGGTCAACTGATCAAAAACGCAGCCGGGAGAGGCCGGCCAGTGCCGGTCCGGGTCCGCTACCTGTTCCTGCTGGCCACCGTTTGCGGCGGCAGCTTCCTCATCTTCTCCATCAGCAGCAGTTCACTTTTCTTCTTCCATAACGGACTCTCAATACACGGCACACGCAAACACAATGTCAATGAACAGAGTGAATTCTTCACTATTAAAACAGAAGGTTGTACAATTCCCGGGTTCGACCCTTACGATAAATCCATCAATCGTTTAGTAACACGGCCGCCAGAAGTTATTTGTCCAAGAGCAAACACATCTTTACTCAAAAACAACAACACCCATATATGGATAGTATCCGAAAATCTGCAATATTACGACATAGATCCTGAAGCCAACCTTACATGTTGCTACAGATCGTTTTACCGGCCCACATCGGTCGatgatataacaaaaaaatcagctgatgACAGAGTACAATATAATCCgtgtatttatttctactcCTACATTGAAGCCATGCACGAATTTGTTCGAGTTTCATGTggtaatgaatttaaaataatatatcaacaatattttctgTTCGCCCCATTGAAGGAAGTTACACCGATCGATATTATAGGCTATGAAGACGAGCCTCATAACAATCGCAGCCTTAATACATTGAATGTCATAGTGATGGGAATTGACGCTATTTCCAGGTTAAATTTTCACAGGACTATGCCCAAAACCCTTTCATTCCTGCGAAGAAAAGGTGCAATAGAATTGTTGGGATATAACAAAGTTGGAGACAATACTTTTCCCAATTTAACTCCTATGTTACTCGGATTAAGGGATACCGAACTGAAAAAAACCTGTTGGCCGAACTTAAAGTCCAGATTTGACAATTGCCCTTTCATTTGGGAGTGGTACAGAGAAGCCGGATATCTGACTGCTCTCGGAGAAGACAGTGGAAAGTTGGgaacttttaattttggcAAGTACGGCTTCTTGACCACTCCTACAGATTATTACTTAAGGACGTTCATACGTGAAGCTGAAACTCGAGTAGGAAACACAAGAGATTATAATTCATTAGTTTGCATGGGAAATAAACTTTTCTACAAAGTTCTTCTTGACTATATAGAGGCCTTAACTACGACATTAAAATCCTCCAGATTGTTTGGATTTTTTTGGGAAGTAACTTTGAGCCACGACTTCTTGAACTATCCTATGTTAATGGATTCAAGTTACGAAGCATTACTAAAACACCTTGATCATACTAAGTATTTGGACGAAACcgtattaatattgttaagtGATCATGGTATAAGATGGGGTGACATTCGAAGTACTAAACAAGGGCGTCTGGAAGAGCGATTGCCTTTTGTTCACATATTAGTTCCAccatcatttaaaaaaaactatagtcTCGCATAtagtaacttaaaaataaatagtcgaCGTCTCACAACTCCCTACGACATACATGCGACTCTTACtgatttattacatttggATGAATTAAAagacaacaaaattaaattaagaagCAAGACTGCTTATTCGAATAAAAGAagtataagtttatttttaaatgtgccCAGTAACAGAACATGCAAAATTGCGGATATTGACGACCATTGGTGCACTTGTCACAAGAATATTAAGATTAATACCGATATTCCTGATGTGCAAGTAGCTGCCGCTTTTCTGGTGAAGGATCTAAACATGATGTTACGCGATTACCCGCAATGCTCGCGTCTCGTTCTGGACGGCATTCTGGATGCTTCTGAAATGTTGATTGGAAGTGGATCGATTCAGAAAGAAGAAGATGGGTGGAGGGAAATATTAGTAGTCATACGGACCACTCCAGGTGGCGGGATATTTGAAGCAACTCTTCGTCGTCATAAAGACCAATGGCTATTGGCTGGAACGGTTAGTCGTCTAAATTTATACGGCGATCAAAGTcattgtgtaaataattatcaactcaaattatattgttattgctcctaa
- the LOC128683903 gene encoding uncharacterized protein LOC128683903 isoform X2, translated as MGTRINKWKHIIMVVFSLDIICRGNSSTGKSEETSAEGMQISTGFRHHTLATSTCFIPNLFFSDPNRKNTEYPSDLKLCPNSINPLLNNNQTHIWVVKRHLHHYNAFDDEFFRCCYKSFHLSGETVDYRRQGVDSTIMYHDCIIFNETIVAPHEFVRVYCYYKSSIIYDQIFTNAITKTVALPPLTTYLSEAAHTQNQIQMSYNVLIFGMSSMSLQNFQRTMTKTDEVLKNRDVVDFYGYSRYDDTKYANLMPVLSGHKSCDVECAARDMFVWEQFKQQGFYTALIEDTKDSSISFCDFTRSPTDYYLKPFLVESGEIKSHNYCTGNKYTFKILIDYTEQLCNTLLEKKLFGVFWQSSMSSQGWDYPTVTDGDYATLFSNLIGNGYLDQTILIIMSDLGTRYNETKESYLEERLPLLKMVMPPSFREKYRIAYNNLRLNSQRLITAFDLHSTLLDLADLNAVRDEEILLRTKKDLSETQGTSLFKPISSKRTCSSVGLDDNHCICFEQKKLYNLNGITARYTAKLIVPVINKLLEPYPQCPFLQYASLAEISKFTAIHLRDNRFVEYLVRIRTSPRGVFEATVRFDTTWSVVSAVSRLDYDERKSYCVDDPLIKLYCFCPWPQVMKLVLPES; from the coding sequence ATGGGTACCAGAATAAACAAATGGAAACACATCATTATGGTTGTTTTCAGTCTTGATATAATCTGCAGAGGGAATTCCTCGACTGGAAAATCCGAGGAAACATCGGCTGAAGGAATGCAAATTAGCACTGGATTTCGACATCATACTTTAGCAACTTCTACGTGTTTTATACCCAACTTGTTTTTCTCAGATCCAAATAGAAAAAACACCGAGTACCCCAGTGATTTGAAATTATGTCCCAACAGTATAAAtccattattaaataataaccaaACTCATATATGGGTAGTGAAAAGACATCTTCACCATTATAATGCATTTGATGATGAATTCTTTCGGTGTTGTTATAAATCTTTTCACTTATCTGGGGAAACTGTAGATTACAGACGACAGGGTGTTGACAGCACAATTATGTACCACGACTGCATCATCTTCAACGAAACTATAGTAGCCCCACACGAATTTGTCAGAGTTTATTGTTACTACAAATCGAGCATTATTTATGACCAGATTTTTACAAATGCTATCACCAAGACTGTTGCCCTTCCGCCATTGACAACATATCTATCGGAAGCTGCCCATACCCAAAACCAGATCCAGATGTCATACAACGTCCTAATTTTTGGTATGAGTTCAATGTCTCTACAAAACTTTCAGCGGACCATGACCAAAACTGATGAAGTGTTGAAAAACAGAGATGTTGTAGATTTTTATGGATACAGCAGATATGATGACACAAAATATGCCAATCTTATGCCTGTACTTTCTGGACATAAAAGTTGTGACGTGGAATGTGCGGCTCGAGACATGTTTGTATGGGAGCAGTTCAAGCAACAAGGCTTTTATACAGCTTTAATAGAGGACACCAAAGACAGCAGCATATCGTTCTGTGACTTCACGAGAAGCCCAACGGACTATTATTTGAAACCATTTCTCGTCGAATCCGGGGAAATTAAAAGTCATAATTATTGCACAGGAAATAAGTATAcgtttaaaatcttaatagaCTACACAGAACAATTATGTAACACTTTACTCGAAAAGAAATTGTTTGGGGTCTTTTGGCAATCTTCAATGAGCAGCCAAGGTTGGGACTATCCAACAGTTACAGATGGCGACTATGCGACATTGTTTAGTAACCTGATCGGTAATGGATATCTAGATCAAACGATACTGATTATAATGAGCGATTTGGGTACCAGATATAATGAAACGAAAGAAAGTTATTTGGAAGAGAGATTACCGTTATTAAAAATGGTTATGCCACCCTCCTTTCGTGAGAAATATCGTATAGCGTATAATAATTTACGCTTAAATAGTCAGCGTCTTATTACAGCATTTGATTTGCACTCTACATTACTCGACCTTGCAGACTTAAATGCAGTACGAGATGAAGAAATATTACTCAGAACTAAGAAAGATTTGTCAGAAACGCAAGGCACAAGCCTGTTCAAGCCCATTTCCAGCAAGAGAACTTGTAGTTCGGTTGGCTTAGACGACAATCACTGCATTtgttttgaacaaaaaaaattgtacaactTAAATGGTATTACAGCGAGATACACAGCGAAACTTATAGTGccagtaattaataaattgttggAGCCATATCCACAATGTccatttttacaatatgcgTCATTAgcagaaatttcaaaatttacggCTATACATTTAAGGGATAATAGATTTGTGGAGTACTTGGTGAGGATTCGAACATCGCCGCGGGGGGTATTCGAGGCAACAGTGCGCTTTGACACTACCTGGTCGGTGGTCTCCGCCGTGAGCAGACTCGACTACGACGAGCGGAAGAGCTATTGTGTGGATGACCCACTGATCAAATTATATTGCTTTTGTCCATGGCCTCAAGTTATGAAGCTAGTTTTGCCAGAGTCTTAA